A genomic segment from Malaclemys terrapin pileata isolate rMalTer1 chromosome 1, rMalTer1.hap1, whole genome shotgun sequence encodes:
- the LOC128834813 gene encoding calcium-binding and coiled-coil domain-containing protein 2-like: MLELNDGMSSCFSLLHPSSHQMQLNQALWKENQFLQEENQVLREENKAFRVENKVFHNDNQALRAENKALSEDNKTLQERKMDYFEEKKVLEKQEKALRKQNKALWEEIKALQEQEIAFQMEEKALQEETVALWEENKAFQAQIKALQKDEIALQEEEKALQNQGKALQEEKIALREENRALHEENKALQEEKKALDEENKALQEWNKVLHGEE; this comes from the coding sequence ATGCTTGAACTCAATGATGGCATGAGTAGCTGTTTCTCTCTGCTGCACCCTTCCTCCCACCAGATGCAGCTTAATCAAGCTCTCTGGAAGGAGAACCAGTTTCttcaagaggagaatcaggtcctccgGGAAGAGAACAAGGCTTTCCGTGTGGAGAACAAGGTCTTCCACAACGATAATCAAGCCCTTCGAGCAGAGAACAAAGCCCTTTCTGAGGACAACAAGACCCTCCAGGAGAGGAAAATGGATTATTTTGAAGAGAAAAAGGTTCTTGAGAAGCAGGAAAAGGCCCTCCGAAAACAGAACAAAGCCCTTTGGGAAGAAATCAAGGCTCTCCAAGAACAGGAAATAGCCTTCCAAATGGAGGAAAAAGCACTTCAGGAAGAGACTGTGGCCCTATGGGAGGAGAACAAGGCCTTCCAAGCGCAGATTAAGGCTCTCCAGAAGGATGAGATAGCCCTTCAGGAAGAGGAAAAGGCCCTTCAGAATCAGGGAAAAGCCCTCCAGGAGGAAAAAATTGCCCTTCGTGAGGAGaacagggccctccatgaggagaACAAGGCCCTTCAAGAGGAGAAGAAAGCCCTTGATGAGGAGAACAAAGCTCTCCAAGAATGGAACAAGGTCCTTCATGGAGAGGAATAA